One Cyanobacteria bacterium FACHB-DQ100 DNA segment encodes these proteins:
- a CDS encoding ATP-binding domain-containing protein: protein MPVNDGDQGRKFITTEPLNKNGEKAEQQVWDAVRSAFSSRDCIAYWRYPIFSNTGETRKEPDILIADFELGLTVIEVKSITIDQISAINGHQWQFQNFYQSQGNPYQQAENQLFSILGYCDREPGIRRQVYGRALVALPLITEKEWQQKGLDRLPSCPPILFKNDLGDVSILRRIQHTPPLMTGKALDTEQWELLLGVLAGTPVYRKPTYTTITLEKTRSSVVSTLREKLYDLDLQQEHIGKEIPPGPQRIRGIAGSGKTVLLCQKAAHMHLKHPDWNIALVFFTRSLYSQIIEQVDKWLRHFSGGDVQYDSNTSKLRVLHAWGAKDQAGLYGEICKAHNVKRLTPLNSDRKKPNEALADVCRTLLETVEIKPIFDAILIDEGQDLVVDDDLKIEGKQPFYWMAYQTLHPVDPAQPEQRRLIWAYDEAQSLDNLKIPQAKELLGEKLTNLVTGAHAGGIKKSEIMHRCYRTPGSILTSAHAIGMGLLRPDGMLSGLTTQKDWNAIGYKVTGKFIPGQQVTIHRPPENSPNLIPYLWGGPVLEFQTYHSRQEELSALAANIHSNLKNEGLQPSRNILVVVLGSTFEAMELENHVAGFLMKQGLNIFIPSALTANVLKPRYPNIDPNKFWCEGAVTVSRIHRAKGNEADVVYVVGFDQVAKDESNITLRNQVFTALTRSRGWATLSGSGHYPMYEEMTQVISSGDTFSFVFKRVPKRDLGAEEEQLALPGI from the coding sequence ATGCCTGTTAATGATGGGGATCAAGGACGTAAATTCATTACGACTGAACCGCTCAATAAGAACGGAGAAAAAGCTGAACAACAAGTTTGGGATGCTGTTCGCAGTGCTTTTTCCAGTCGTGACTGTATTGCATATTGGAGATACCCCATCTTCTCTAATACAGGAGAAACACGAAAAGAGCCGGATATTTTAATTGCTGATTTTGAGTTGGGGTTAACGGTGATTGAGGTGAAATCAATCACAATCGATCAAATCTCAGCTATTAACGGGCATCAGTGGCAATTCCAGAATTTCTACCAGTCTCAAGGCAACCCTTACCAACAAGCTGAAAATCAACTCTTTTCAATTCTAGGGTATTGCGATCGAGAACCTGGTATTCGTCGCCAAGTCTATGGAAGAGCTTTAGTGGCACTCCCGCTAATTACTGAGAAGGAGTGGCAGCAAAAAGGTTTGGATCGACTGCCTAGTTGTCCACCTATTCTCTTCAAGAACGACTTGGGAGATGTCAGTATATTGAGGCGTATTCAGCATACTCCTCCACTTATGACAGGAAAAGCTCTAGATACTGAGCAATGGGAGTTGCTGCTTGGAGTTTTGGCTGGCACTCCAGTTTATCGAAAACCTACCTACACAACAATTACTCTTGAAAAAACCCGCTCCAGTGTTGTCAGCACATTGCGCGAAAAGCTGTATGATCTCGATTTACAACAGGAGCATATTGGTAAAGAGATTCCTCCTGGCCCGCAGAGAATTCGTGGGATTGCTGGTTCTGGCAAGACCGTGTTGCTGTGCCAAAAAGCTGCACATATGCACTTGAAGCACCCTGATTGGAATATTGCTTTGGTCTTCTTCACACGCAGCTTGTATAGTCAGATCATTGAGCAGGTAGACAAATGGTTACGGCATTTTAGTGGAGGAGACGTTCAATATGACTCCAACACTTCTAAACTCAGAGTATTACATGCTTGGGGAGCTAAAGACCAAGCCGGACTCTATGGAGAGATCTGTAAAGCACATAATGTCAAACGTTTAACCCCCTTAAACAGTGACAGGAAGAAACCGAATGAGGCTCTCGCAGATGTATGTCGAACTTTACTAGAAACTGTAGAGATCAAGCCAATATTTGATGCCATCTTAATTGATGAGGGACAAGATTTAGTTGTTGATGATGACCTGAAAATTGAAGGAAAGCAGCCTTTTTACTGGATGGCTTACCAAACTCTGCACCCTGTTGATCCAGCTCAACCAGAACAACGCAGACTTATTTGGGCGTATGATGAAGCGCAGAGTCTAGACAATCTCAAGATTCCCCAAGCCAAGGAATTGCTGGGAGAGAAGTTGACCAACCTTGTGACAGGAGCACATGCTGGTGGCATTAAAAAGAGTGAAATTATGCACCGATGCTATCGGACTCCTGGCTCAATTTTGACATCTGCTCATGCTATTGGAATGGGGTTACTGCGCCCTGATGGAATGCTGTCTGGATTAACAACACAAAAAGACTGGAATGCGATCGGTTACAAGGTAACAGGTAAATTTATTCCAGGTCAGCAAGTCACAATTCATCGTCCTCCAGAAAATTCTCCCAACCTTATTCCCTACCTCTGGGGAGGACCAGTTCTGGAGTTTCAAACTTATCACTCTCGGCAAGAAGAATTAAGCGCTCTTGCTGCAAACATTCATAGCAACTTGAAGAATGAGGGGCTGCAGCCTAGCCGCAACATCCTAGTTGTTGTGCTGGGTTCTACTTTCGAGGCTATGGAATTAGAAAATCACGTAGCAGGCTTCTTAATGAAGCAAGGATTAAACATCTTTATTCCCAGTGCGCTCACGGCGAATGTTCTCAAGCCCAGATATCCCAATATTGATCCAAATAAATTTTGGTGTGAAGGAGCGGTGACTGTATCTCGGATTCACAGAGCTAAGGGTAATGAAGCTGATGTAGTTTATGTTGTGGGCTTCGACCAAGTAGCTAAGGACGAGAGCAATATAACTCTCCGAAACCAGGTCTTCACTGCGTTAACCCGTTCTAGGGGATGGGCAACACTTAGTGGAAGTGGTCACTACCCAATGTATGAGGAGATGACCCAGGTGATTAGCAGTGGAGATACCTTCTCCTTTGTATTTAAGCGTGTTCCTAAACGAGATTTGGGGGCTGAAGAAGAGCAATTGGCATTACCAGGAATTTAA
- a CDS encoding histidinol-phosphate aminotransferase family protein, with protein sequence MLILTEQEKAIAASIAEMKSKAGSHSPSVFTLFENLPELRVKIDACYLSNPYATELFLNFLRRELIDTGRLRDFLEFYPSQNQVIASALEEHLDVPTGKIFVGNGAAEIIQAVIHNFTTKKILVNIPTFSSYYEFAKDDVQVLYFKLDKDNNFRLDIDSYLQTIKREKPDTVVLINPNNPDGGYIGFAEIQHLLEELREVDNIIIDESFIHFSFEERVNKFRSALELSRHFNNLIIIKSMSKDFGIAGIRAGYAVMSEAKVNYLLKNGYLWNVSGLAQYFFNLYAREEFSREYEKVRVQYVQEAQTFFKNLSKIPSIKVYPSMANFALVELIDGSRAADFFIKMLVQHHIYTRSCSDKIGLDGQFVRIAARTKGENQAIINAINSIYSLPLEYDYEVAMQAA encoded by the coding sequence ATGTTAATTCTAACTGAGCAAGAAAAAGCGATCGCAGCAAGCATTGCTGAAATGAAGTCAAAAGCAGGATCTCATTCTCCAAGCGTGTTTACGCTCTTTGAAAATCTCCCTGAGCTAAGGGTCAAGATTGATGCCTGCTATTTGTCTAACCCTTATGCAACAGAATTATTTCTGAACTTTCTCAGGCGCGAGCTAATTGACACTGGAAGGTTAAGAGACTTCTTGGAGTTCTACCCGTCCCAAAATCAGGTAATTGCGAGCGCTCTAGAAGAGCATTTAGATGTGCCTACGGGAAAAATCTTTGTTGGTAATGGAGCCGCCGAAATTATTCAAGCAGTCATCCACAACTTCACAACCAAGAAGATTTTGGTGAATATCCCAACGTTTTCATCCTATTACGAGTTTGCAAAAGATGATGTTCAGGTGCTTTATTTTAAGCTCGACAAGGACAACAACTTTAGATTAGATATAGATTCTTATCTTCAAACCATAAAGCGAGAGAAACCAGACACTGTCGTATTGATTAATCCAAACAATCCAGATGGCGGGTATATTGGATTTGCAGAAATTCAGCATTTACTAGAGGAACTAAGGGAAGTAGACAACATCATCATTGATGAAAGCTTCATTCACTTTTCCTTTGAAGAACGTGTGAACAAATTTAGGAGCGCCCTAGAGTTATCTAGACACTTCAACAACTTGATTATTATCAAAAGCATGTCCAAGGATTTTGGCATTGCTGGTATTCGCGCTGGTTATGCAGTGATGAGCGAAGCTAAAGTCAACTATCTGCTCAAGAATGGATACCTATGGAATGTATCTGGGTTAGCCCAGTACTTTTTCAATCTCTATGCGAGAGAAGAGTTTTCGCGGGAATATGAAAAGGTTAGAGTCCAGTATGTCCAGGAAGCTCAAACCTTTTTTAAGAATCTTTCAAAAATTCCTAGCATAAAAGTGTATCCCAGTATGGCAAATTTTGCTCTCGTTGAACTGATCGATGGTTCCCGTGCTGCTGACTTCTTTATTAAAATGCTTGTTCAGCATCATATCTACACTAGAAGCTGCTCAGATAAGATTGGGCTAGACGGGCAGTTTGTCAGAATTGCTGCCAGAACTAAAGGAGAGAATCAAGCAATTATCAATGCGATAAACAGTATTTACAGCCTTCCACTTGAGTATGATTATGAAGTAGCTATGCAAGCTGCATAG
- a CDS encoding excalibur calcium-binding domain-containing protein, whose amino-acid sequence MRLKLGIMAALLIFIWGCSSAPSNQEQLKQLEKLQASPKASISSSPSPTVSASPSPPIAPSAEASPSIAPEPEKKLDSQEQGKSQPVEPQQNSNEIPLFANCKEAKANGYSNISVAEHPEYASKDRDKDGIACES is encoded by the coding sequence ATGAGATTGAAACTTGGAATCATGGCTGCATTGCTAATTTTCATTTGGGGATGCAGCAGCGCCCCTTCGAATCAAGAACAGCTCAAACAATTAGAAAAACTTCAAGCAAGTCCGAAGGCATCAATCTCTTCATCTCCTAGTCCAACTGTTTCTGCTTCTCCCTCTCCACCGATCGCTCCCTCAGCAGAGGCTTCTCCATCAATTGCGCCGGAACCTGAAAAGAAGTTGGATTCCCAGGAACAAGGAAAATCTCAACCTGTTGAACCGCAGCAGAACTCAAATGAAATTCCTTTGTTTGCCAATTGCAAAGAAGCAAAAGCAAATGGTTACAGCAATATCAGTGTCGCGGAGCATCCAGAGTATGCATCTAAGGATCGAGATAAGGATGGAATTGCTTGTGAATCTTAA
- a CDS encoding tyrosine-type recombinase/integrase, whose amino-acid sequence MQSRRAKGSVNVQDNNGSIRLRWTYLGKAYNLNLPGLRYSDKENLKLAQAKAKEIESDIIYERFDATLAKYDPRRKVVVSEQSQTHSTFPLPAIDTLNLIEIWEKYIQYKTPLVEKTTALTHYRRVSNHLEKLPYKKLSEALEIRQHWLENNSLKTAKFLLMEINAACSWAVKRRLIEHNLFSGMALEIEIDQDEEPDPFTAEERDVIIQAFAEHEIYKSYAPFVWFLFFSGCRTSEVVALKWKHIDHNFQFISISEAIVNVSSRKIHKGTKTGKSRKFPCNEQMQSFLINLRRKSLKNKDEDYLFPSLKGKAINTHTFSALCWKGCRQQGKWIDGIVTKLEKEGLVDHYRNLYSTRHSFISMAIEAGMPIHHVAKIVGNSPEVLVKHYLGCASSIDVPKL is encoded by the coding sequence ATGCAATCCAGAAGAGCTAAAGGCAGTGTCAATGTCCAAGACAACAATGGATCTATTCGACTGAGATGGACTTATTTAGGCAAGGCATATAATCTCAATCTGCCTGGGTTGCGATATTCAGACAAAGAGAACCTTAAGTTAGCTCAAGCCAAAGCCAAGGAAATTGAGTCGGACATTATCTATGAAAGATTTGATGCGACTCTAGCCAAATACGATCCCCGCAGAAAGGTGGTGGTATCAGAGCAGTCTCAAACTCACTCTACATTTCCTCTACCAGCGATCGATACCTTGAACTTGATTGAGATTTGGGAGAAGTACATTCAGTACAAAACTCCATTAGTTGAGAAGACAACGGCCCTGACTCATTACAGGCGCGTTTCTAATCACCTGGAAAAGTTACCTTACAAAAAACTTTCTGAGGCTTTAGAGATCCGTCAGCATTGGTTAGAAAACAACAGCTTGAAGACGGCGAAGTTTCTTCTGATGGAGATTAATGCTGCTTGTAGTTGGGCAGTAAAGCGCAGATTGATCGAACATAATCTTTTTTCAGGAATGGCTTTGGAAATCGAGATTGATCAAGACGAAGAACCAGATCCATTCACTGCTGAAGAGAGAGACGTGATTATTCAAGCTTTTGCAGAACATGAGATTTATAAATCTTATGCTCCGTTTGTTTGGTTTCTATTCTTCAGTGGATGCCGCACAAGTGAAGTAGTGGCTTTGAAATGGAAGCATATCGATCATAATTTTCAATTCATCAGTATTTCAGAAGCAATAGTCAATGTTAGTAGCCGCAAGATTCATAAAGGAACTAAGACTGGAAAATCTAGAAAGTTTCCCTGCAATGAGCAAATGCAGAGTTTCCTAATCAACTTGAGAAGAAAGAGTCTGAAGAATAAAGATGAAGATTACCTGTTCCCCAGTTTGAAGGGTAAAGCGATCAACACTCATACATTCAGCGCTCTTTGTTGGAAGGGTTGCAGGCAGCAGGGAAAATGGATCGATGGCATTGTTACTAAATTGGAGAAAGAAGGGCTGGTGGATCATTACCGCAATCTGTATTCCACCAGACACAGCTTTATCTCAATGGCAATAGAAGCGGGAATGCCTATTCATCACGTTGCAAAGATTGTTGGTAATTCTCCAGAAGTTTTAGTTAAACATTATTTAGGCTGTGCTTCTTCGATTGACGTACCTAAACTCTAA
- a CDS encoding histidine kinase produces MGSSVLKQRCGTNAESQKSSKLVFLGLNSIGSRLFLNVLGSALVGLTCLSYFFYVVSENRIKTEIQGTLSTQVEAIDGLLSQTETSMITMSAAIKNMQRLGINDPDAYKQIVFEVFQKRPSLMMAAGFGQTPFAITPDSQWYWPYFYADQGVPGAVGQLLPAPHNSIRYADLAVDDKYPEQDYYKTPVATRKAVWIEPYDWYGITMTSLLNPFFDNTGKMLGVAGADVNVTALGNQVKSSVTSGGGYFIILSEQGKLLAYPPNSEKAKVRASYQEVPALKSIWNQIQADQSGLIQSDGIFWAYQRIPATNWLMIAAVPQSVVLGPVLVGTLTGALGAGVLLALVVALFVHRLNQRLQPILKECSDLATANAMETVTYSISSTTSSDEKQSSFLLRGNIDELDFLAHSFSLMAQRLRESFSTLKTTNEELEVRVEQRTKELNDRNLRLEEALRELQETQAQLVHSEKMSSLGQLVAGVAHEINNPVNFIHGNLTHASQYVQELLELLCLYQAQFERQPLMIQRKAEEIDLEFLAEDFPNLLSSMEIGTSRIKEIVRSLRSFSRLDEAEIKDADIHEGLDSTLMILQNRLKGTSDRLPVQVIKEYGNLPLVECYVGQLNQVFMNILANAIDALEEYQDKLSSAGQAAIIKIVTKQARSGWIEIEIIDNGPGMLEETKKRLFDPFFTTKSVGKGTGLGMSISYQIITENHQGELQCVSTPGEGTKFVIKIPIHLGKQLTNKAENHRKP; encoded by the coding sequence ATGGGATCTTCTGTGCTCAAGCAACGTTGTGGTACCAATGCAGAATCGCAAAAATCTTCTAAATTGGTTTTTTTAGGTCTGAACTCTATTGGTTCCAGGCTTTTTCTTAATGTTTTAGGCAGTGCTTTAGTTGGATTAACCTGCTTATCTTACTTCTTCTATGTTGTATCGGAGAACCGAATAAAAACTGAGATTCAAGGCACACTTAGCACCCAAGTTGAAGCAATTGATGGTCTGCTTTCCCAAACGGAAACTTCCATGATTACCATGTCAGCAGCAATCAAAAATATGCAACGTTTGGGAATTAATGATCCAGATGCATATAAACAAATCGTTTTTGAAGTCTTTCAAAAACGCCCAAGTCTAATGATGGCGGCTGGTTTTGGGCAAACTCCCTTCGCAATTACGCCCGATTCTCAGTGGTATTGGCCCTACTTTTACGCTGATCAAGGAGTTCCGGGAGCAGTCGGACAGTTGCTTCCAGCTCCTCACAACTCAATTCGTTATGCAGATTTAGCCGTTGACGATAAATATCCAGAGCAGGATTACTACAAAACTCCTGTTGCAACCAGAAAGGCGGTTTGGATAGAACCATACGACTGGTATGGGATTACAATGACAAGCCTCTTAAACCCTTTCTTTGATAACACCGGCAAAATGCTTGGTGTCGCTGGAGCTGATGTTAATGTAACTGCTCTGGGAAATCAAGTAAAAAGTTCTGTAACTTCCGGCGGAGGCTACTTTATTATATTGAGTGAGCAAGGCAAACTACTCGCGTATCCTCCTAATTCTGAAAAGGCTAAAGTTCGAGCAAGTTATCAAGAAGTACCAGCACTAAAGTCTATTTGGAATCAGATTCAGGCAGATCAATCAGGACTGATCCAGTCAGATGGTATTTTCTGGGCTTATCAAAGAATCCCTGCGACTAATTGGTTAATGATTGCCGCAGTTCCTCAATCTGTGGTTTTAGGGCCTGTGCTAGTTGGAACACTCACTGGAGCACTAGGAGCTGGAGTTTTGCTGGCATTAGTTGTCGCCTTATTTGTCCACCGCCTCAATCAACGTTTACAGCCCATTCTGAAGGAATGTAGCGATTTAGCGACAGCCAATGCGATGGAAACTGTAACTTATTCAATTTCTTCTACAACTAGTTCCGACGAAAAGCAATCTTCCTTTTTACTAAGAGGAAACATAGACGAACTAGATTTTCTAGCACATTCCTTCAGCCTAATGGCACAAAGATTACGAGAGTCGTTTAGCACATTAAAAACTACGAATGAAGAGCTAGAAGTGCGCGTTGAGCAACGAACAAAAGAGCTGAATGATAGAAACCTGCGCTTAGAAGAAGCTTTGCGCGAATTGCAGGAAACTCAAGCTCAATTGGTGCATAGCGAGAAGATGTCAAGCCTAGGACAACTCGTTGCTGGAGTGGCACATGAAATTAATAATCCAGTTAATTTTATCCACGGCAATCTCACTCATGCCAGTCAATACGTACAGGAATTATTGGAACTTCTATGTCTTTATCAAGCGCAATTCGAGCGACAACCTTTGATGATTCAGAGAAAAGCAGAAGAGATTGATTTGGAGTTTTTAGCAGAAGACTTCCCGAATCTTCTCTCTTCAATGGAGATAGGAACATCCCGAATCAAAGAAATTGTCAGATCTCTTCGCAGTTTCTCTCGCCTTGACGAGGCTGAGATTAAAGATGCTGACATTCATGAGGGTTTAGATAGCACGCTGATGATATTGCAAAACCGCTTGAAAGGTACATCCGATCGTCTTCCAGTACAGGTTATTAAGGAGTACGGTAACCTACCATTAGTCGAGTGTTATGTTGGTCAGCTTAATCAGGTATTCATGAATATTCTTGCTAATGCGATCGATGCCCTAGAGGAATATCAAGACAAGCTCTCCTCAGCAGGACAAGCGGCAATTATTAAAATTGTGACAAAGCAAGCACGCTCTGGCTGGATCGAAATTGAGATTATCGATAATGGTCCGGGAATGCTGGAAGAAACAAAGAAACGCTTGTTTGATCCTTTCTTTACAACAAAATCTGTAGGCAAAGGAACAGGCTTAGGAATGTCAATCAGCTACCAAATCATCACAGAGAATCATCAAGGGGAATTGCAGTGTGTCTCAACTCCTGGAGAAGGTACAAAGTTTGTTATCAAAATCCCAATTCATCTTGGCAAACAGCTCACGAATAAAGCTGAAAATCACCGAAAGCCTTAG
- a CDS encoding NERD domain-containing protein, translated as MKHLLGSVGRFGIIGLASFCATTVTNWANHQGYWNGTILRVQTTDFNILKHTLPTKLSLALIENNTEEVQRTLDSNYGLFGMVVTNCITLETNCPGQQMLYSTNSNREWKQQLTVEKLAEAPYSILRNPPPVVTETEMMSNRQSTWLTTGRINSGEIIGRVYYVRGISPEFWTEYPKWINRLPGSLLSDSGAQKYYSLALGLFGFAGLAAFIYIERIHKQKRIQKRQLLDQLEQSRLQGKEQLSQISCLIAEKEQFVEKLKADLQQESQASKQIIEYLENQLAQNHKDEALRKTYSVLQEENQKNQQTIETLQQQIQQSQNQQNNDLVNKLKQELEAIKRRNTIIEEQSQNYKHQVEDLQSETEQQTTFLKTQAEKLKQRERQANLKLQEAEQTINQLKAKECRDAEDIRLLEEQIATLRQEEELNDFLNEFERTIQKCLEGSRRYQARQWRLRSQFDVGQGRRSRQLTDFIVIGQSCVFIVEVKYYVGKILAEGDVRNTQWTCRTPAGRDLSVRGASRENPYMQVVGYTDSMMDRVQLSRAGGRIGVYGIIVFPEGADISYIQPEIGGYYRVTTLERLVQVIQDLELAFAERNRHRLSSLSVEQLNDLICGRPVRRQPPYFGNQEAS; from the coding sequence ATGAAACATCTTCTAGGTTCTGTTGGACGGTTTGGAATTATTGGTCTTGCAAGTTTTTGCGCTACTACAGTGACGAACTGGGCAAACCATCAAGGTTATTGGAACGGTACGATCCTGCGAGTACAGACAACTGACTTCAATATCCTGAAGCACACACTGCCAACAAAGCTGTCTTTAGCACTCATAGAAAATAACACTGAGGAGGTTCAACGAACTCTTGATAGCAATTATGGATTATTCGGGATGGTTGTTACAAATTGCATCACTCTGGAAACAAACTGTCCCGGTCAACAGATGCTATACTCTACTAACTCAAATCGAGAATGGAAGCAACAACTAACAGTTGAGAAACTCGCAGAAGCGCCTTACAGTATTTTACGAAATCCACCTCCAGTAGTTACAGAAACGGAGATGATGAGTAATCGTCAATCTACCTGGCTAACAACTGGAAGAATTAACTCAGGAGAAATCATTGGGCGGGTTTACTATGTTCGAGGCATATCTCCAGAGTTTTGGACAGAATATCCGAAATGGATAAACCGACTTCCAGGTAGTTTGTTATCGGATAGTGGAGCGCAGAAATATTACTCTCTGGCATTAGGACTATTTGGATTCGCTGGACTGGCAGCTTTTATTTATATTGAGCGAATCCATAAACAGAAGCGGATACAAAAGCGTCAACTCCTTGACCAATTAGAGCAATCGCGCCTGCAAGGGAAAGAGCAGTTATCTCAAATATCTTGTCTCATTGCTGAGAAGGAACAATTTGTTGAGAAATTGAAAGCTGATCTGCAACAAGAAAGTCAAGCAAGCAAGCAAATAATTGAATATCTTGAAAATCAGCTTGCACAGAACCACAAGGATGAGGCTCTAAGGAAAACTTATTCGGTGTTGCAAGAGGAGAATCAGAAAAATCAACAAACGATCGAAACTCTTCAACAGCAAATACAGCAATCACAGAATCAACAAAACAATGATTTAGTAAACAAGCTGAAGCAAGAACTAGAAGCAATTAAGCGACGTAACACAATTATTGAAGAGCAAAGTCAAAACTATAAACATCAGGTCGAGGATCTTCAATCAGAAACAGAGCAACAGACAACCTTTCTGAAAACACAAGCCGAGAAGTTAAAACAGCGGGAGCGGCAAGCAAATCTAAAACTACAGGAAGCGGAGCAGACCATTAATCAGTTAAAAGCAAAAGAATGTCGAGATGCTGAGGATATTCGTCTGCTAGAAGAACAAATTGCTACTCTGCGTCAAGAAGAAGAATTAAATGATTTCCTCAATGAGTTTGAGCGCACTATTCAAAAATGCTTGGAAGGCAGCCGGAGATATCAAGCAAGACAATGGCGACTTCGTTCTCAATTTGATGTAGGTCAAGGGAGGCGATCGCGCCAACTCACTGATTTCATAGTTATTGGTCAATCTTGCGTGTTTATTGTTGAGGTTAAGTACTACGTAGGCAAAATCTTGGCTGAAGGAGATGTGCGAAATACGCAATGGACTTGCAGAACACCAGCAGGTAGAGATCTTTCTGTTAGAGGCGCAAGTCGCGAAAATCCTTATATGCAGGTTGTTGGCTACACAGATTCAATGATGGATCGAGTGCAATTAAGCAGAGCGGGTGGAAGAATTGGAGTTTACGGAATCATTGTTTTTCCAGAAGGAGCGGATATTTCTTATATTCAGCCTGAGATTGGCGGTTATTATCGAGTCACAACTCTAGAGCGACTTGTGCAAGTGATTCAGGATCTTGAACTTGCTTTTGCTGAAAGAAATCGACATCGACTTAGCTCATTGTCTGTAGAGCAGCTAAATGATTTGATTTGCGGAAGACCTGTTAGAAGGCAACCTCCGTATTTTGGGAACCAGGAAGCTTCTTAA
- a CDS encoding thermonuclease family protein, with amino-acid sequence MKKTILLSAIASLIISPAAIAQSRTPATILSVGDGDTVRVKEGNRTVTVRLSCIDAPEMAQRPYGEGASARLKQLLPVGQSVQLRTITIDRYGRKVAEVFKGEQSINLAMVAEGQAAAYRQYLSGCNADQYLKAEARAKSQRLGFWNQSRPVMPWDFRRGGQRATSKTVAQPSNNFPACVNSDCDCSDFKTQAEAQRVLVAFPGDPFRLDGDKNGRACERLP; translated from the coding sequence ATGAAGAAAACAATTCTTTTATCTGCGATCGCATCTCTGATAATTAGTCCTGCTGCGATTGCTCAATCTCGCACTCCTGCTACAATCCTTTCTGTGGGAGATGGAGACACCGTCCGAGTCAAAGAGGGCAACAGAACTGTGACTGTTCGATTATCCTGCATTGATGCACCAGAAATGGCGCAGCGCCCTTATGGAGAGGGAGCATCAGCAAGACTCAAACAACTCTTGCCAGTGGGTCAATCAGTGCAATTGAGGACAATCACTATAGACAGATATGGTCGGAAAGTTGCTGAAGTTTTCAAAGGTGAGCAATCAATCAATTTAGCAATGGTTGCAGAGGGACAAGCTGCTGCATATCGGCAGTATTTGAGTGGTTGCAACGCGGATCAATATTTGAAGGCTGAGGCTCGTGCGAAAAGTCAACGGTTAGGATTCTGGAATCAATCAAGACCAGTCATGCCTTGGGATTTTCGCAGAGGTGGGCAACGTGCTACTTCTAAAACAGTGGCTCAACCTTCAAATAACTTTCCTGCTTGTGTGAATAGTGATTGCGATTGCAGTGACTTTAAAACTCAAGCTGAGGCTCAACGAGTTCTAGTTGCTTTTCCTGGCGATCCATTTAGGTTAGATGGGGACAAGAATGGCAGAGCTTGTGAGAGGTTGCCTTGA